DNA from Synechococcus elongatus PCC 6301:
GCGATCGCGACCGTAGCTGTGGTGGGGGCAGGGAATCACTGGGCGAGGGGGCAAGCGCTCTTTCAAGAAAGCCCAAAAGAGATCATTGATGAAGTCTGGCAAGTTGTCGATCGCAACTACGTTGATAGCGTTGGCACTTTTGATCGCAACAAATGGCGTCAGCTGAGACGCGAATATCTTGCCCGGAATTACAAGACGCGGGAAGAGGCCTACAGCGCTGTCAAAGAGATGCTGAAGACGCTGGGGGATCCTTACACCCGCTTCATGGATCCGGATGAGTTTAAAGACATGCAAATTGACACTTCGGGTGAACTCACCGGGGTGGGAATTCAGCTTAGCCAGGACCCTGATACAAAAGAGCTGATCGTTGTTTCACCGATCGAAGGTTCTCCGGCTGCTGCGGCAGGCATTCGATCGCGGGACGTCATCGTCAAAATTGACCAAAAGACCACGCAAGGCATGTCTTCCGATGAGGCGGTCAAACTGATCCGTGGCCCCGTCGGTAGCAAGATCACGCTGACCATCCGCCGCGAGAAAGAAACGATCGCCTTCCCGATCGTGCGGGAACGGATTGAGATTCACTCCGTGAGTGCCCGCGTTCAAGAGTCGCCAACCGGCCCCGTCGGCTACATCCGCCTGCGGCAATTTAGTGCCAACTCGGCACCAGAAATGCGGCAAGCCATCAAGGATTTGGAGGCCAAAAATGTTAAGGGCTATGTGCTTGACCTGCGATCCAATCCAGGCGGGTTGCTCTACGCGAGCATCGACATTGCTCGGATGTGGCTACCGAAAGGCGTAATTGTCTCGACCAAAGATCGCAGCGGCATTTCGGAGCAAGCATCGGCGAACAACCGTGCACTGACCGATAAGCCTCTCGTCGTTTTGGTGGATGGCGGTTCAGCTAGCGCTAGCGAAATCCTCTCTGGTGCTCTGCAAGACAACAACCGAGCTGTCCTGATTGGTTCCAAGACCTTTGGTAAAGGTCTTGTGCAATCCGTGCGGCCGCTGGGCGATGGCTCTGGGTTAGCGGTCACGATCGCCAAGTACCTAACCCCCAGTGGTCGGGACATCAATAAGCAGGGAATCGAGCCCAATATTGTTGCTGAACTGACCGATGCTCAGCGCGAAGATCTCAGCAAAAATCAGGATCAAATTGGAACGGCTAGCGATCCTCAATTCCAATCAGCTCTGAAAGTGCTGACCCAACAGATTGCAACAGCTTCGAATAAGTAAATCGGTTCTGTTTGCTGTCTCAATTCCTTAGAATGCTGCAGTGATGAGAGGGACGAGTTGCGATCGCAACTCGTCCCTCTTTTTGATCGATTTTGAAGATAAATGAGTCTAGAGAAGCCAACTTAACTCACCCAAGTTAAGGAGCAATGGATGAGTAGCTGGCAGGCGATCGTAGCTAGCCTTGCTGTTGATAGTCCTGTAAGGATTTCACTTGCAGCGGTTGCTCTAGCAAGGCACGAATCGCTTCAACAGTAGCTTTCGCCCCCGCGATCGTGGTGACAGTTGGCACTTTGTAATCCAGTGCTGCCCGGCGAATGATTTGGTCGTCCACTTTGGCGCGAGCGCCGGCGGGCGTATTGATGATCAGCTGAATCTGATCGTTCTTGAGTGCATCCAGAACGTGAGGACGACCCTCATGCACTTTGAGAATCGGCTCAACGGAGAGTCGCTGCTCTGCCAACACTTTTTGAGTGCCACCCGTTGCAACCACTCGGAAGCCCAACTGTAGGAATTCCCGAGCAATTGGCCCGATCGCAGCTTTATCGCGATCGCTGACGGAGATAAAGACCGTGCCTTGGCGCGGTAGTCGCTGGGAGGCTGCTAGCTCCGCTTTAGCAAAGGCGCGACCAAAGTCCACATCAATGCCCATCACCTCGCCAGTAGAGCGCATTTCAGGCCCCAAGAGAGTATCCGTCCCGGGGAAGCGATCGAAGGGCAGCACTGCCTCCTTAACCGAAAGGTAGCTGGGCACTAACTCAGAAGTGATGCCGAGATCCGCCAAGGTTTGACCGGACATCAGCCGCGCTGCAATTTTGGCGAGTGGACGCCCGATCGCCTTGGAGACAAAGGGCACCGTCCGCGAGGCGCGGGGGTTGGCTTCGAGAATATAGACCTGCTCATCTTTGACCGCGAACTGAATGTTCATCAGGCCAATGACGTTGAGTGCTTTCGCCAGTTGGGTTGTCCAAGCGCGGATTGTTTCCAGCACCGTCTCATTGAGGCTGACCGTGGGCAGCGAACAGGCGCTATCGCCGGAGTGAATCCCAGCCTGCTCAATGTGCTCCATGATCCCGCCGATCACAACTTGACCAGTGCGATCAGCGAGGGCATCCACGTCGACTTCGATCGCGTTTTCGAGGAACTTGTCGATCAAAATCGGGTGATCCGGCTCGACCTGCACGGCTTCGGTCATGTAGCGCTCTAGCTCGGCGTCAGAATAGACGATTTCCATGGCTCGGCCGCCCAAAACGTAGCTGGGGCGCACCACCGTCGGGTAGCCAATGCGATGAGCGATCGCTAAGGCCTCTTCAGGACTGCGGGCCAGACCATTGGCGGGCTGAGCAATATCGAGCTGGCGCAGGATTTGCTCAAAGCGTTCGCGGTCTTCCGCCGTATCGATCGAGTCTGGCGAAGTACCCCAAATCTGGGTACCAAGGGCTTGGCCTTCTGGCGTTTGCAGGAAAGTTTGCAGCGGTACCGCCAGCTTCAGCGGCGTTTGGCCGCCAAATTGGATGATTACGCCCTGGGGCCGCTCGGCCTCCAGAATGTTCAGCACATCCTCGCGAGTCAGCGGCTCAAAGTAGAGGCGATCGCTGGTGTCGTAGTCAGTCGAAACCGTCTCGGGGTTGGAGTTGACCATGATCGTTTCGTAGCCATCCGCTGCCAGCGCAAAAGCCGCATGACAGCAGCAGTAGTCGAACTCGATGCCCTGACCAATGCGGTTGGGGCCACCGCCCAGAATCATCACTTTGGGGCGATCGCTAGGCCGCACTTCCGACTCTGCCGGGATGGTCGTCAGGCCCGACTCAGCCAAGTGCGATCGCGGCGATTCATAGCAGGAGTAGTAATAGGGCGTGTAGGCCTCGAACTCGGCCGCACAGGTATCGACTAGCTTG
Protein-coding regions in this window:
- the ctpC gene encoding carboxyl-terminal processing protease CtpC; amino-acid sequence: MAFSNRKLIAGICASAIATVAVVGAGNHWARGQALFQESPKEIIDEVWQVVDRNYVDSVGTFDRNKWRQLRREYLARNYKTREEAYSAVKEMLKTLGDPYTRFMDPDEFKDMQIDTSGELTGVGIQLSQDPDTKELIVVSPIEGSPAAAAGIRSRDVIVKIDQKTTQGMSSDEAVKLIRGPVGSKITLTIRREKETIAFPIVRERIEIHSVSARVQESPTGPVGYIRLRQFSANSAPEMRQAIKDLEAKNVKGYVLDLRSNPGGLLYASIDIARMWLPKGVIVSTKDRSGISEQASANNRALTDKPLVVLVDGGSASASEILSGALQDNNRAVLIGSKTFGKGLVQSVRPLGDGSGLAVTIAKYLTPSGRDINKQGIEPNIVAELTDAQREDLSKNQDQIGTASDPQFQSALKVLTQQIATASNK
- the carB gene encoding carbamoyl-phosphate synthase large subunit, with protein sequence MPRRQDIRKILLLGSGPIVIGQACEFDYSGTQACKALREEGYEVVLVNSNPATIMTDPETADRTYIEPLTPELVAQVIERERPDALLPTMGGQTALNLAVALAKNGTLDRFGVELIGAKLEAIEKAEDRLLFKEAMERIGVKVCPSGIANNMAEAQAIAEQIGTYPLIIRPAFTMGGTGGGIAYNQEEFELIVQSGLDASPVSQILVEQSLIGWKEFELEVMRDLADNVVIICSIENLDPMGVHTGDSITVAPAQTLTDKEYQRLRDQAIAIIREIGVETGGSNIQFAINPQDGDVIVIEMNPRVSRSSALASKATGFPIAKIAAKLAVGYSLDELKNDITRQTPASFEPTIDYVVTKIPRFAFEKFPGTPAQLTTMMKSVGEAMAIGRTFPESFQKALRSLEIGRSGWGCDRPETLPTLEQIKPQLRTPSPDRIFAVRQAMLLGLSDGDIYQLTGIDPWFLEKFREILEGEDFLKRASIEQITPAQWLEVKQLGFSDRQIAFALGSSEEAVRQRRQQQGIKPVYKLVDTCAAEFEAYTPYYYSCYESPRSHLAESGLTTIPAESEVRPSDRPKVMILGGGPNRIGQGIEFDYCCCHAAFALAADGYETIMVNSNPETVSTDYDTSDRLYFEPLTREDVLNILEAERPQGVIIQFGGQTPLKLAVPLQTFLQTPEGQALGTQIWGTSPDSIDTAEDRERFEQILRQLDIAQPANGLARSPEEALAIAHRIGYPTVVRPSYVLGGRAMEIVYSDAELERYMTEAVQVEPDHPILIDKFLENAIEVDVDALADRTGQVVIGGIMEHIEQAGIHSGDSACSLPTVSLNETVLETIRAWTTQLAKALNVIGLMNIQFAVKDEQVYILEANPRASRTVPFVSKAIGRPLAKIAARLMSGQTLADLGITSELVPSYLSVKEAVLPFDRFPGTDTLLGPEMRSTGEVMGIDVDFGRAFAKAELAASQRLPRQGTVFISVSDRDKAAIGPIAREFLQLGFRVVATGGTQKVLAEQRLSVEPILKVHEGRPHVLDALKNDQIQLIINTPAGARAKVDDQIIRRAALDYKVPTVTTIAGAKATVEAIRALLEQPLQVKSLQDYQQQG